In Staphylococcus saccharolyticus, one genomic interval encodes:
- the pdxS gene encoding pyridoxal 5'-phosphate synthase lyase subunit PdxS, with protein MSKIVGSDRVKRGMAEMQKGGVIMDVVNAEQARIAEEAGAVAVMALERVPSDIRAAGGVARMANPKIVEEVMNAVSIPVMAKARIGHITEARVLEAMGVDYIDESEVLTPADEECHLRKDQFTVPFVCGCRNLGEAARRIGEGAAMLRTKGEPGTGNIVEAVRHMRRVNSEVSRLTVMNDDEIMTFAKDLGAPFEVLKQIKDSGRLPVVNFAAGGVATPQDAALMMELGADGVFVGSGIFKSENPEKFAKAIVQATTHYQDYELIGKLASELGTAMKGLDINQISLEERMQERGW; from the coding sequence ATGTCTAAAATTGTAGGCTCAGATCGAGTAAAAAGAGGAATGGCTGAAATGCAAAAGGGTGGCGTTATTATGGACGTTGTCAATGCAGAGCAAGCTAGAATTGCTGAAGAAGCGGGTGCAGTTGCTGTAATGGCATTAGAACGTGTTCCTTCAGATATCCGTGCAGCAGGCGGCGTTGCGCGTATGGCTAACCCTAAAATTGTAGAGGAAGTAATGAATGCTGTATCTATTCCTGTTATGGCAAAGGCGCGTATTGGTCACATCACTGAAGCAAGAGTTTTAGAAGCAATGGGAGTAGACTATATTGATGAATCAGAGGTACTTACTCCAGCTGATGAAGAGTGTCATTTACGAAAAGATCAATTCACTGTGCCATTTGTATGTGGTTGTCGAAATTTAGGTGAAGCAGCTCGTCGCATTGGTGAAGGTGCAGCTATGTTACGTACTAAAGGTGAACCTGGAACAGGAAATATTGTTGAGGCGGTACGTCACATGAGACGAGTAAATTCTGAAGTTAGCCGACTAACAGTAATGAATGATGATGAAATTATGACTTTTGCTAAAGATTTAGGTGCACCATTTGAAGTGTTAAAACAAATTAAAGATAGTGGTCGTTTACCAGTAGTTAACTTTGCAGCAGGTGGTGTAGCAACACCTCAAGACGCAGCGTTGATGATGGAATTAGGTGCAGATGGTGTATTCGTAGGTTCAGGTATTTTTAAATCAGAAAATCCTGAAAAATTTGCTAAAGCAATTGTACAAGCAACGACACATTATCAAGATTATGAACTAATTGGTAAATTGGCAAGTGAACTTGGAACTGCTATGAAAGGGTTGGATATTAACCAAATTTCATTAGAAGAACGTATGCAAGAGCGTGGTTGGTAA
- a CDS encoding PLP-dependent aminotransferase family protein — MKSSQPLYLSLYENFKKQIIEGQYQANDKFPSKRQLSKHLSISHTTIEHAYQLLNDEGFIHSKPRSGFFVSDIEALPVIHRHSNKLSENEDSNNLDNEQHRYKYSFSLAEIDSESFPMRIFRKYAKDVYEDNQIALLRRGKRQGEYALRQQIAHYLFNSRGVTSHPNQIIIGSSTSQLLDMITNLLKEDEFIIEDPSYPPIKQVLDKKRMKYLQVPVEKNGIQIDPVLNSKKNVLYITPSHQFPTGYVTNLKKRTQLINWSHQEANRYIIEDDYDSEFRYFGKPIPALQSLDTKEKVIYISTFSKSLYPSCRIAYIVLPKSLMHKFNKRKYKEGNTVPVHIQHMVARFMASGSFERHLNKMRKIYRNKLNYILSRLNKYNKQIQIDGALTGMHFTLTVINGLTLNQCMENAKKNNLKLEIYNYEDDLQKYPKFILGFGGIKQSELENHVNALIETLIK, encoded by the coding sequence ATGAAATCCTCACAACCACTTTACTTATCACTTTATGAAAATTTTAAAAAACAAATTATCGAAGGACAATATCAAGCAAACGATAAATTTCCTTCCAAAAGACAGTTAAGCAAACATTTATCGATAAGTCATACCACAATAGAACATGCTTATCAGTTATTGAATGACGAGGGATTTATACACTCCAAACCAAGATCTGGCTTTTTTGTTTCGGATATTGAAGCATTGCCAGTTATACATCGTCATTCGAATAAGTTAAGCGAAAATGAAGATAGTAACAATTTAGACAATGAACAACATAGATACAAATATTCTTTTAGTTTAGCTGAGATAGATTCTGAAAGTTTTCCAATGCGCATTTTCAGGAAATATGCTAAAGATGTATATGAAGATAATCAAATTGCTCTTCTACGGCGTGGTAAACGCCAAGGTGAGTATGCATTAAGACAACAAATAGCACATTACTTATTTAATAGTAGAGGTGTAACCTCACATCCCAATCAAATCATAATCGGTTCTTCTACAAGCCAATTATTAGACATGATTACAAATTTACTTAAAGAAGATGAGTTTATAATTGAAGACCCAAGTTATCCACCCATAAAGCAAGTTTTAGACAAGAAACGCATGAAATATTTACAGGTTCCAGTTGAAAAGAATGGAATACAAATCGATCCAGTTTTAAATTCAAAAAAAAATGTATTATATATAACACCCTCCCACCAATTCCCAACTGGTTATGTTACAAATCTAAAAAAGAGAACACAACTAATCAATTGGTCCCATCAAGAAGCTAATAGATATATCATTGAGGATGATTATGATTCAGAATTCAGGTATTTTGGCAAACCCATTCCTGCCCTACAAAGCTTAGATACTAAAGAAAAAGTAATCTATATTAGTACTTTTTCAAAATCATTATATCCAAGTTGTAGAATAGCGTATATTGTATTACCTAAAAGTTTAATGCATAAATTTAATAAGAGAAAGTATAAAGAAGGTAATACTGTACCGGTACATATTCAACATATGGTTGCTCGTTTCATGGCTAGTGGCAGTTTTGAGAGACATTTAAATAAAATGAGAAAAATCTATCGAAATAAATTAAACTATATTTTAAGTCGATTAAATAAATACAATAAACAGATACAAATCGATGGTGCTCTAACTGGAATGCATTTTACACTAACAGTTATTAACGGGTTAACACTAAATCAATGCATGGAAAATGCTAAGAAAAATAATTTAAAATTAGAAATTTATAACTATGAAGATGATCTTCAAAAATACCCTAAATTCATTTTAGGATTCGGTGGAATTAAACAAAGTGAGCTTGAAAATCATGTTAATGCATTAATTGAAACTTTAATTAAATAA
- the lysS gene encoding lysine--tRNA ligase, giving the protein MSEEMNDQMQVRRQKLQELIDLGIDPFGRRFERTATSSELKEQWDQFSKEELHEKEDESHVTIAGRLMTKRGKGKAGFAHIQDLKGQIQIYVRKDQVGDEQFDIWKIADLGDIVGIEGVMFKTNTGEISVKAKSFTLLSKSLRPLPDKFHGLQDIEQRYRQRYLDLITNEESTRTFINRSKIIQEMRNYLNKQGFLEVETPMMHQIAGGAAARPFVTHHNALDATLYMRIAIELHLKRLIVGGLEKVYEIGRVFRNEGVSTRHNPEFTMIELYEAYADYHDIMNLTENMVRHIAQEVFGSAKVQYNGEEIDLESSWKRLHIVDAVKEATGVNFYDVKSDEEAVSLAKQHGIEITESMKYGHILNEFFEQKVEETLIQPTFIYGHPIEISPLAKKNPEDSRFTDRFELFIVGREHANAFTELNDPIDQRQRFEAQLVEKEQGNDEAHEMDEDYIEALEYGMPPTGGLGIGIDRLVMLLTDSPSIRDVLLFPYMRQK; this is encoded by the coding sequence ATGTCAGAAGAAATGAATGACCAAATGCAGGTCCGTCGTCAAAAATTACAAGAATTAATCGATTTAGGAATTGATCCTTTTGGGCGTAGATTTGAACGTACAGCTACTTCTAGTGAATTAAAGGAACAATGGGATCAATTTTCAAAAGAAGAATTACATGAAAAAGAAGACGAAAGTCATGTGACAATTGCTGGTCGTTTAATGACGAAACGCGGTAAAGGTAAGGCAGGATTTGCGCATATCCAAGATTTAAAAGGACAAATTCAAATCTATGTAAGAAAAGATCAAGTTGGTGATGAACAGTTTGATATTTGGAAAATCGCTGACTTAGGTGACATTGTAGGTATTGAAGGTGTGATGTTTAAAACTAATACTGGTGAAATTTCTGTTAAAGCTAAGTCATTTACACTATTATCTAAATCATTGCGTCCTTTACCTGATAAGTTCCACGGTTTACAAGATATCGAACAAAGATATCGCCAAAGATATTTAGATTTAATTACGAATGAAGAGAGCACGCGTACTTTCATCAATCGTAGTAAAATTATTCAAGAAATGCGTAATTATCTTAACAAGCAAGGTTTCTTAGAAGTTGAAACACCAATGATGCATCAAATTGCAGGTGGTGCTGCTGCACGTCCATTCGTGACACACCATAATGCTCTAGATGCTACGTTATATATGCGTATAGCTATTGAATTACACTTGAAACGTCTAATCGTAGGTGGATTGGAAAAAGTTTATGAAATAGGACGCGTATTTCGTAATGAAGGCGTATCAACACGTCATAATCCTGAATTTACAATGATTGAATTATATGAAGCTTATGCTGATTATCATGACATTATGAATCTGACTGAGAATATGGTAAGACATATTGCCCAAGAAGTGTTTGGTTCAGCCAAAGTACAATATAACGGTGAAGAAATTGATTTAGAATCATCTTGGAAAAGACTTCATATTGTTGATGCTGTTAAAGAAGCAACAGGTGTTAACTTCTATGATGTTAAGTCTGATGAAGAAGCTGTTTCACTTGCTAAACAACATGGCATAGAAATAACTGAAAGTATGAAATATGGGCATATTTTAAATGAATTTTTTGAACAAAAAGTTGAAGAAACTTTAATTCAACCTACGTTTATTTATGGTCATCCAATTGAAATTTCTCCATTAGCTAAGAAAAATCCAGAAGATTCAAGATTTACAGATCGTTTCGAGTTATTTATAGTTGGTAGAGAACATGCAAATGCATTTACTGAGCTCAATGATCCTATCGATCAACGCCAACGTTTTGAAGCACAACTTGTTGAAAAAGAACAAGGTAATGACGAAGCACATGAAATGGATGAAGATTATATTGAAGCATTAGAATATGGTATGCCACCTACAGGTGGATTAGGTATTGGTATTGATCGTTTAGTAATGTTGTTAACTGATTCACCTTCTATCAGAGATGTATTATTATTCCCTTATATGAGACAAAAATAA
- the folK gene encoding 2-amino-4-hydroxy-6-hydroxymethyldihydropteridine diphosphokinase, with the protein MVKAYLGLGSNIGEREIQLQEAIKILDSFKGVEVTQISDIYETEPVGYTEQPLFLNLCVEIETNLNPQDLLARCLDVEQQLHRVRVISWGPRTLDVDILLYDDLIIEEENLSIPHPRMTERAFVLTPLNDIAPNRVEPRSHQTIQNLVMVDDTVKKYKR; encoded by the coding sequence ATGGTTAAAGCATATTTAGGTTTAGGCAGTAACATTGGAGAACGTGAGATACAACTTCAAGAAGCGATAAAGATTTTAGATAGCTTTAAAGGTGTTGAGGTGACACAAATTTCCGATATTTATGAAACTGAACCTGTTGGTTATACAGAACAGCCCCTTTTTTTAAATTTGTGTGTTGAAATAGAAACTAATTTGAACCCTCAAGATTTATTGGCACGTTGTTTAGACGTAGAACAGCAGTTGCATCGTGTTAGAGTTATTAGTTGGGGACCAAGAACACTTGATGTAGATATTTTATTATATGATGATTTAATCATAGAAGAAGAGAATTTATCTATACCACATCCGAGAATGACTGAACGTGCCTTTGTTCTCACTCCTTTGAATGATATTGCCCCAAATCGGGTTGAACCTCGTTCGCATCAAACTATACAAAATTTAGTAATGGTAGACGACACAGTTAAGAAGTATAAGAGATAA
- the folB gene encoding dihydroneopterin aldolase, whose translation MNDVIFLKGIRFYGYHGVLPAENEIGQIFVVDITLKVDLSVAGQSDDVKDTVHYGEVFEDVKTIVEGTPSHLIEHLAERIAKRINSHYNRVMETKVRITKENPPIPGHYDGFGIEIVRENN comes from the coding sequence ATGAACGACGTCATCTTTCTTAAAGGAATACGTTTTTATGGTTATCATGGTGTGTTACCGGCTGAAAATGAAATTGGCCAAATTTTTGTAGTTGATATTACTTTGAAAGTTGATTTAAGTGTAGCTGGTCAATCAGATGATGTTAAAGATACAGTGCATTATGGTGAGGTGTTTGAAGACGTAAAAACTATAGTTGAAGGTACACCGTCACACTTGATTGAACATCTAGCTGAACGTATTGCAAAGCGTATAAATTCACACTATAACCGTGTAATGGAAACGAAAGTTAGAATCACTAAAGAAAATCCTCCAATACCAGGTCATTACGATGGTTTTGGGATTGAAATAGTGAGGGAGAATAACTAA
- the folP gene encoding dihydropteroate synthase, with protein sequence MAKTKIMGILNVTPDSFSDGGKYNSVNHAVERVKEMIDQGVDIVDVGGVSTRPGHEEVSLKEEMNRVLPVIGAIIQFDIQISVDTYRSEVAKACLEFGVTMINDQWAGLYDSNMFKVVAQYDAEIVLMHNGDGYRDEPVVEEMLVSLLAQANKAESAGIPHDKIWLDPGIGFAKTREEESEVMARLDEIVATEYPILLATSRKRFIREMIGKESQPSDRDEATAATTAYGIMKGVQAVRVHNVLLNARLAQSMDYLKENEHERRHLS encoded by the coding sequence ATGGCTAAAACGAAAATTATGGGTATATTGAATGTTACGCCAGATTCATTTTCAGATGGAGGAAAGTATAATTCAGTTAACCATGCAGTAGAACGCGTGAAAGAAATGATTGATCAAGGTGTAGATATTGTAGATGTTGGTGGGGTGTCTACAAGACCGGGTCATGAAGAAGTGTCTTTAAAAGAAGAGATGAACCGAGTACTACCAGTTATTGGAGCAATAATACAATTTGATATACAAATTTCTGTTGATACATATCGTAGTGAAGTTGCAAAAGCTTGTCTCGAATTCGGGGTAACGATGATTAATGATCAGTGGGCTGGTTTATATGATTCAAACATGTTTAAAGTTGTAGCACAGTATGATGCTGAAATCGTACTAATGCATAATGGTGATGGTTATAGAGATGAGCCAGTTGTCGAAGAAATGCTCGTTTCATTATTAGCACAAGCGAATAAAGCTGAGTCAGCTGGTATACCTCACGATAAAATTTGGTTAGATCCAGGTATAGGTTTTGCTAAAACACGTGAAGAAGAAAGTGAAGTTATGGCAAGATTAGATGAAATAGTTGCTACAGAATATCCTATTTTACTTGCAACTAGTCGCAAAAGATTTATAAGAGAAATGATTGGAAAAGAGTCGCAACCATCTGATAGAGACGAAGCAACTGCAGCGACAACTGCTTATGGTATAATGAAAGGCGTTCAGGCCGTTCGCGTGCATAATGTATTATTGAATGCACGGTTGGCACAAAGTATGGATTATTTAAAGGAGAATGAGCATGAACGACGTCATCTTTCTTAA
- the cysK gene encoding cysteine synthase A, with translation MAQKPVDNVTQIIGNTPVVKLRNVVDKNAADIYVKLEYQNPGGSVKDRIALAMIEKAEREGKIKPGDTIVEPTSGNTGIGLAFVCAAKGYNAVFTMPETMSQERCNLLKAYGAELVLTPGSEAMKGAIKKAKELKEEHGYFEPQQFENPANPEIHELTTGPELVEQFEGRKIDAFLSGVGTGGTLSGVGKVLKKEYPDVEIVAIEPEASPVLSGGEPGPHKLQGLGAGFVPDTLNTEVYDSIIKVGNETAMEMARRVAKEEGILAGISSGAAIYAAIQKAKELGNGKTVVTILPSNGERYLSTPLYSFDD, from the coding sequence ATGGCACAAAAACCCGTAGATAATGTTACACAAATTATTGGTAACACACCTGTTGTTAAATTAAGAAATGTAGTTGATAAAAATGCTGCTGATATTTATGTTAAATTAGAATATCAAAATCCAGGTGGTTCAGTTAAAGATCGTATTGCCCTAGCAATGATTGAAAAAGCTGAGCGCGAAGGTAAAATTAAGCCTGGTGATACAATCGTTGAGCCTACTAGTGGTAATACAGGTATTGGCTTAGCATTTGTATGTGCAGCAAAAGGATATAATGCAGTTTTTACAATGCCTGAAACAATGAGTCAAGAACGTTGTAATTTATTAAAAGCTTACGGTGCAGAACTTGTATTAACACCAGGATCTGAAGCTATGAAAGGCGCTATTAAAAAAGCGAAAGAATTAAAAGAAGAACATGGCTATTTCGAACCTCAACAATTCGAAAATCCAGCTAACCCTGAAATCCATGAACTAACTACTGGTCCTGAATTAGTTGAACAATTCGAAGGTAGAAAAATTGATGCGTTCTTATCTGGTGTCGGTACTGGGGGTACTTTATCTGGTGTCGGTAAAGTGTTAAAAAAAGAATATCCAGATGTAGAAATTGTTGCTATTGAACCTGAAGCTTCACCAGTACTAAGTGGTGGAGAACCTGGTCCACATAAATTACAAGGATTAGGAGCAGGTTTCGTACCAGACACTTTAAATACTGAAGTATATGACAGTATCATTAAAGTTGGTAATGAAACTGCAATGGAAATGGCACGTCGCGTGGCTAAAGAAGAAGGGATTTTAGCAGGTATTTCTTCTGGAGCTGCAATTTATGCGGCTATTCAAAAAGCAAAAGAGTTAGGTAACGGAAAAACTGTAGTTACTATATTACCAAGTAATGGTGAACGTTACTTATCAACACCTTTATATTCTTTTGATGATTAA
- the hslO gene encoding Hsp33 family molecular chaperone HslO — protein MTHDYIVKGLAYSGEIRAYATITTESVQEAQTRHYTWPTASAAMGRTMTATLMMGAMLKGNQKLTVTVDGQGPIGRIIADANAKGNVRAYVDHPQTHFPLNEQGKLDVRRAVGTDGSIQVVKDVGMKDYFSGASPIVSGELGDDFTYYYATSEQTPSSVGLGVLVNPDNSIKAAGGFIIQVMPGAKDETITKLENAINQMQPVSKLIEQGLTPEGILKEILGDDNVQILDTMSAQFRCNCSHEKFLNAIKGLGKTEIQSMIKEDHGAEAVCHFCGNKYQYNESELEELLAK, from the coding sequence ATGACACATGATTATATCGTGAAAGGATTGGCATATAGTGGAGAAATAAGAGCATATGCTACAATCACTACAGAGTCAGTACAAGAAGCACAAACTCGACATTATACATGGCCTACTGCTTCAGCGGCAATGGGCAGAACTATGACTGCTACATTAATGATGGGCGCAATGTTAAAAGGTAATCAAAAATTAACAGTTACTGTTGATGGACAAGGTCCAATTGGTAGAATCATTGCTGATGCAAATGCGAAAGGTAATGTGCGAGCTTATGTAGATCATCCACAAACACACTTTCCACTTAATGAGCAAGGTAAATTAGATGTTAGGCGAGCAGTCGGAACAGATGGTTCTATTCAAGTTGTTAAAGACGTAGGTATGAAAGATTATTTTTCCGGTGCAAGTCCAATTGTATCAGGGGAACTTGGAGATGATTTTACTTATTATTATGCTACAAGTGAGCAAACACCTTCTTCAGTGGGTCTCGGTGTCCTAGTTAATCCTGATAACTCAATTAAAGCTGCTGGTGGTTTTATCATTCAAGTGATGCCTGGTGCTAAAGATGAAACTATTACAAAGTTGGAAAATGCTATAAATCAAATGCAACCAGTTTCAAAATTAATTGAACAAGGATTAACACCTGAAGGGATTTTAAAAGAAATACTAGGTGACGACAATGTTCAAATTCTGGATACAATGTCTGCCCAATTTAGATGTAATTGTAGTCATGAAAAATTCTTAAATGCGATTAAGGGCTTAGGGAAAACAGAAATTCAAAGCATGATTAAAGAAGATCATGGTGCTGAAGCTGTATGTCATTTCTGCGGTAATAAGTATCAATATAATGAAAGTGAATTAGAAGAACTATTAGCAAAATAA
- the ftsH gene encoding ATP-dependent zinc metalloprotease FtsH produces MQKAFRNVLVIAIIGVIIFGLFSFLNGNGNMPKQLTYTQFVNKLEKGDLKSLEIQPEQNVYMVSGKTKNDEDYSSTILYNNEKDLQKITDTAKKQDGLKLTVKEEEKQSVFVSILTTLIPVLIIALLFIFFLSQAQGGGGGGRMMNFGKSKAKMYDSNKRRVRFSDVAGADEEKQELIEIVDFLKDNKKFKQMGSRIPKGVLLVGPPGTGKTLLARAVAGEAGAPFFSISGSDFVEMFVGVGASRVRDLFENAKKNAPCIIFIDEIDAVGRQRGAGVGGGHDEREQTLNQLLVEMDGFGENEGIIMIAATNRPDILDPALLRPGRFDRQIQVGRPDVKGREAILHVHAKNKPLDETVDLKAISQRTPGFSGADLENLLNEASLIAAREGKNKIDMHDIEEATDRVIAGPAKKSRVISEKERNIVAHHEAGHTIIGMVLDEAEVVHKVTIVPRGQAGGYAMMLPKQDRFLMTEPELLDKICGLLGGRVSEDINFGEVSTGASNDFERATQIARSMVTEYGMSKKLGPLQFSNSSGGQVFLGKDMQGEPNYSGQIAYEIDKEVQRIVKAQYERCKQILLEHEEQLKLIAKTLLTEETLVAEQIRSLFYDCVLPEVDYDAAKVVKDKDSDYGDGEYGKSYNDIRKEQLEEGEEKEQQDRQEDHNIDEERHHQHHHGDAGHESDEESHSTEPGHQKSPSIDKPYNPNHRQ; encoded by the coding sequence ATGCAGAAAGCTTTTCGCAATGTGCTAGTTATCGCAATTATAGGCGTTATTATATTTGGTTTGTTTTCATTTTTAAATGGAAATGGAAATATGCCGAAACAACTTACATACACGCAATTTGTAAATAAGTTGGAAAAAGGTGACTTAAAATCCTTAGAAATTCAACCTGAACAAAATGTTTATATGGTAAGCGGTAAAACTAAAAATGATGAAGATTATTCATCAACTATTTTATATAACAATGAAAAAGACCTACAAAAAATTACAGATACAGCCAAGAAGCAAGATGGTCTGAAATTAACAGTTAAAGAAGAAGAAAAACAAAGTGTCTTCGTTAGCATTCTGACAACACTGATTCCAGTATTAATCATTGCATTATTATTTATTTTCTTCCTTAGCCAAGCCCAAGGTGGAGGCGGCGGTGGTCGTATGATGAACTTTGGTAAATCTAAGGCCAAAATGTACGACAGTAATAAACGTCGCGTACGTTTCTCAGATGTAGCAGGTGCTGATGAAGAGAAACAAGAATTAATCGAAATTGTAGATTTCTTAAAAGATAATAAGAAATTCAAGCAAATGGGATCTAGAATTCCAAAAGGTGTCTTACTTGTTGGCCCTCCAGGTACAGGTAAAACATTATTAGCACGTGCGGTAGCAGGTGAGGCTGGCGCACCTTTCTTCTCAATCAGTGGTTCAGATTTCGTTGAGATGTTCGTTGGGGTGGGTGCAAGCCGTGTTCGTGATTTATTCGAAAATGCTAAGAAGAATGCACCATGTATCATTTTTATTGATGAAATTGATGCAGTTGGACGGCAACGTGGTGCAGGCGTAGGTGGTGGTCACGATGAACGTGAACAAACACTTAACCAGTTATTAGTTGAAATGGATGGTTTCGGTGAAAATGAAGGAATTATCATGATTGCTGCAACTAACCGTCCAGATATTTTAGATCCTGCGTTATTACGTCCTGGTCGTTTTGATAGACAAATTCAAGTTGGACGTCCAGATGTAAAAGGTCGTGAAGCTATTCTTCACGTACATGCTAAAAATAAACCTCTTGATGAAACAGTTGATTTAAAAGCAATTTCTCAAAGAACGCCTGGGTTTTCTGGTGCAGATTTAGAAAACTTACTTAATGAAGCATCGTTAATCGCTGCACGTGAAGGTAAAAATAAAATTGATATGCATGATATTGAAGAAGCAACGGACCGTGTCATTGCCGGACCGGCTAAAAAATCGCGTGTTATCTCTGAAAAAGAACGTAATATTGTAGCGCACCATGAAGCAGGTCACACAATCATTGGTATGGTTCTAGATGAAGCTGAAGTTGTGCACAAGGTGACTATCGTACCTCGTGGTCAAGCTGGTGGGTATGCGATGATGTTACCTAAACAAGATCGTTTCTTAATGACTGAACCAGAATTGCTTGATAAGATTTGTGGTTTACTAGGTGGACGTGTCTCTGAAGATATTAACTTTGGTGAAGTATCTACAGGTGCATCAAATGATTTTGAACGTGCAACTCAAATAGCAAGATCTATGGTTACAGAGTACGGTATGAGTAAAAAACTTGGACCACTACAATTTTCTAATAGTAGTGGTGGACAAGTGTTCCTTGGTAAAGATATGCAAGGAGAACCAAACTATTCTGGTCAAATCGCATATGAAATTGACAAAGAAGTTCAACGTATTGTTAAAGCACAATATGAACGTTGTAAACAAATCTTATTAGAACACGAAGAACAACTTAAACTTATTGCTAAGACATTGCTTACTGAAGAAACATTGGTTGCAGAGCAAATCCGCTCACTATTCTATGATTGCGTATTACCTGAAGTAGACTATGATGCAGCAAAAGTTGTCAAAGATAAAGATAGTGATTACGGCGATGGTGAATACGGTAAATCTTACAATGATATTCGCAAAGAACAGCTAGAAGAAGGCGAAGAAAAAGAACAACAAGATCGCCAAGAAGATCACAATATTGATGAAGAAAGACATCACCAACATCATCATGGTGATGCAGGGCATGAATCGGATGAAGAATCTCATTCAACAGAACCTGGACATCAAAAGTCTCCGAGCATCGATAAACCATATAATCCTAATCATAGACAATAA
- the hpt gene encoding hypoxanthine phosphoribosyltransferase, giving the protein MHKDLKDVLLTEEDIQTICKELGAKITDDYQDRPLVCVGILKGSVMFMADLIKQIDTHLSIDFMDVSSYHGGTESTGEVQILKDLGASIEKKDVLIIEDILETGTTLKSITELLQSRKVNSLEIVTLLDKPNRRKADIEAKYVGKKIPDEFVVGYGLDYGELYRNLPYIGTLKPEIHSK; this is encoded by the coding sequence ATGCATAAGGACTTAAAGGATGTTTTATTAACGGAAGAGGACATTCAAACTATTTGTAAGGAGTTAGGTGCTAAAATAACAGACGATTATCAAGATCGCCCACTCGTATGTGTAGGGATTCTTAAAGGGTCTGTAATGTTTATGGCTGATTTGATTAAACAAATCGATACTCATTTATCTATTGATTTTATGGATGTTTCAAGTTATCACGGTGGTACAGAATCTACTGGTGAAGTTCAAATTTTAAAAGATTTAGGAGCATCAATAGAGAAAAAAGATGTACTTATTATTGAAGATATTTTAGAAACAGGTACTACTTTAAAATCTATTACAGAGTTGCTACAATCACGTAAGGTTAACTCATTGGAAATAGTGACTTTGTTAGATAAACCTAATCGTCGCAAAGCAGATATTGAAGCGAAGTATGTAGGTAAAAAAATTCCAGATGAATTTGTAGTTGGATACGGTTTAGATTATGGAGAGTTATATAGAAACCTTCCATATATAGGTACATTAAAGCCTGAAATTCACTCAAAATAA